The following coding sequences lie in one Cyanobacterium sp. Dongsha4 genomic window:
- a CDS encoding GNAT family N-acetyltransferase: MNEDYHIRKLTYEEIYCPIEWAKEEGWNPGLYDKDCFYQADSEGFLGGFINNQLIATISAVKYGEKFGFIGFYIVKPDYRKQGYGLKIWQEAIRSLSGRNIGLDGVVSQQDNYRKSGFKFAYRNIRYQGISNHSIEKNKTVIDLSSIPFEIINYYDKQFFPDDRTNFLKAWINQPESKVLGIIEGDKLRGYGMVRVCDSGYKIAPLFADNISFAESIFVGLQSKIPEGKTYYLDIPEVNHQANILVDKYDLNLVFETARMYNKEIPSLPVDKIFGVTSFELG; this comes from the coding sequence ATGAATGAAGATTATCACATTAGAAAACTAACTTACGAAGAAATATATTGTCCTATAGAGTGGGCAAAAGAAGAGGGTTGGAATCCGGGATTATATGATAAAGATTGTTTTTATCAGGCTGATTCAGAGGGATTTTTAGGCGGGTTTATCAATAATCAACTAATTGCAACTATTTCTGCTGTGAAGTATGGGGAAAAATTTGGTTTTATTGGCTTTTACATTGTCAAACCAGACTACCGAAAACAGGGTTATGGTTTAAAAATTTGGCAGGAAGCAATAAGAAGTTTATCGGGCAGAAATATTGGTTTGGATGGAGTTGTTAGTCAACAAGATAATTACCGAAAATCTGGTTTTAAGTTTGCTTATAGAAATATTCGCTATCAAGGAATTAGTAATCATAGTATAGAAAAAAACAAAACAGTTATTGATTTATCTTCTATACCCTTTGAAATAATTAATTATTATGATAAACAATTTTTTCCTGATGACAGAACTAATTTTCTTAAGGCATGGATTAACCAACCTGAAAGTAAAGTTTTAGGGATTATTGAGGGTGATAAATTAAGAGGTTATGGAATGGTTAGAGTTTGTGATTCTGGATATAAAATTGCTCCTTTATTTGCAGACAATATTTCTTTTGCGGAATCAATTTTTGTTGGTTTACAATCTAAGATTCCTGAAGGAAAAACCTATTATTTAGATATTCCAGAAGTTAATCATCAAGCTAATATTTTAGTTGATAAATATGATTTGAATTTAGTTTTTGAAACAGCAAGAATGTATAATAAAGAAATTCCTTCTTTACCTGTTGATAAAATTTTTGGCGTTACTAGCTTTGAGTTAGGGTAA
- a CDS encoding TldD/PmbA family protein: protein MSNFENKNWELSFNSVSEKLFNNLKEGEYLIIQLTGEKSHFIRFNHAKVRQTGMVIDAEISLKLISSQKTAYANFPLTGNEEIDLSLALENLDYLRAEIKLLPEDPYIVLPQYHTSSHEVYHGNLLNPEIAIESILKPVQGLDFTGYYAGGLMIRANYNSLGQKHWFATDSFFIDYSLINHNHKAIKGTFSARDWDLNQYKHQINWNKQQLEKLNLPIHEVKPGSYRTYLAPSAIASLLGMFSWGAISEASLQQGGSALAKMRQEENLSPLFSLKENFESGNVPRFNDLGEVSPNELSLIESGKLLNTLISSRTALEYNLTANGANSSESLRSPEIKAGSLKEEEILKNLDTGLYLSNLHYLNWSDRPSGRITGMTRYGCFWVEKGEIVATIKDLRFDDSLYSFFGHNLIALTGFREFIPEVSTYESRSLGGCLVPGALVNQFTFTL from the coding sequence ATGTCTAACTTTGAGAATAAAAATTGGGAATTATCTTTTAATAGTGTTAGTGAAAAGTTATTTAATAATTTAAAAGAAGGGGAATATTTAATTATTCAGTTAACAGGAGAAAAAAGTCATTTTATTCGCTTTAATCATGCTAAAGTTAGGCAAACAGGCATGGTAATAGATGCGGAGATTTCACTTAAATTAATTAGTAGTCAAAAAACTGCCTACGCTAATTTTCCCTTAACAGGAAATGAGGAAATAGATTTATCTTTAGCATTAGAAAACCTTGACTATTTACGTGCTGAAATTAAACTTTTACCTGAAGATCCCTATATTGTTTTACCTCAATATCATACTTCTTCTCATGAGGTTTATCATGGTAATTTATTAAATCCTGAAATTGCTATAGAATCTATATTAAAGCCTGTTCAAGGGTTAGATTTTACTGGTTATTATGCGGGGGGATTAATGATTAGGGCAAATTATAATTCTCTTGGACAAAAGCACTGGTTTGCCACTGATTCTTTTTTTATTGACTATTCTTTAATTAATCATAATCACAAGGCTATTAAAGGTACTTTTTCTGCTAGGGATTGGGATTTAAACCAATATAAACATCAAATTAATTGGAATAAACAACAGCTAGAAAAGTTAAATTTACCGATTCATGAAGTTAAACCAGGTAGTTACCGCACCTATCTAGCCCCAAGTGCGATCGCATCTTTGTTGGGAATGTTTTCATGGGGTGCTATTAGCGAGGCATCTTTACAACAAGGGGGAAGTGCTTTGGCAAAAATGAGACAAGAAGAAAATTTATCTCCCTTATTTAGCTTAAAAGAAAATTTTGAGAGCGGTAATGTACCTCGTTTTAATGATTTAGGAGAAGTTTCTCCCAATGAATTATCGTTGATTGAATCAGGAAAACTCTTAAATACCTTAATTAGTAGTCGTACTGCTTTAGAATATAATTTAACGGCTAATGGAGCTAATAGTAGTGAAAGTTTGCGTTCTCCCGAAATCAAAGCAGGTAGCCTGAAAGAAGAGGAAATTCTTAAGAATTTGGACACAGGATTATATCTTTCTAATTTACATTATCTCAATTGGAGCGATCGCCCTTCTGGCAGAATTACTGGAATGACCCGTTATGGCTGTTTTTGGGTAGAAAAAGGGGAAATAGTAGCAACTATTAAAGACTTACGCTTTGATGATTCTCTTTACTCTTTCTTTGGTCATAATTTAATAGCTTTAACTGGTTTTCGGGAATTTATCCCTGAAGTTAGTACGTATGAATCACGTTCATTAGGGGGTTGTTTAGTGCCGGGGGCGTTAGTTAATCAGTTTACTTTCACTCTTTAA
- a CDS encoding ABC transporter ATP-binding protein has protein sequence MPQSNDSILQAINLSKSFGGLKAVHQASIDVKNHSITGLIGPNGAGKSTLFNLLSNFLTADEGQVLFEGNPVQNLPPHQIARLGFLRTFQVARVLSRLTVLENMLLGTQNQIGEHLFSVLLQPQKIRKQERESKEKAMNILESVGLAEKAYDYAGALSGGQRKLLEMARTLMTNPKLILLDEPAAGVNPTLINQICEHILRWNQQGISFLIIEHNMDVIMSLCSHVWVLAEGTNLADGTPEEIQNDEQVLSAYLGD, from the coding sequence ATGCCTCAATCTAATGATTCGATTCTTCAAGCGATTAACCTTTCTAAAAGTTTTGGTGGTTTAAAAGCAGTTCATCAAGCTAGTATAGATGTCAAAAATCATAGCATTACTGGTTTAATCGGTCCTAATGGTGCAGGAAAAAGTACTTTATTTAATCTTCTCTCCAATTTTTTAACTGCCGATGAAGGGCAAGTTTTATTTGAAGGAAATCCTGTACAAAATTTACCTCCTCATCAGATTGCAAGATTAGGCTTTTTGCGGACATTTCAGGTTGCAAGGGTGTTATCTCGTTTGACAGTTTTAGAGAATATGTTATTGGGTACACAAAATCAGATAGGAGAGCATTTATTTTCCGTATTGTTACAACCCCAAAAAATCAGGAAACAAGAAAGAGAAAGTAAAGAAAAAGCCATGAATATCTTGGAGTCGGTAGGGTTAGCAGAAAAAGCCTATGATTATGCTGGTGCGTTATCAGGCGGACAAAGAAAGTTATTAGAAATGGCTCGAACTTTAATGACTAATCCGAAGCTAATTTTACTGGATGAACCGGCGGCGGGGGTTAATCCCACTCTGATAAATCAAATTTGTGAGCATATTCTTCGTTGGAATCAACAGGGCATTTCTTTTCTAATTATTGAACATAATATGGATGTGATTATGTCTTTGTGTAGTCATGTTTGGGTGTTAGCAGAAGGTACTAATTTAGCAGATGGCACTCCAGAGGAAATACAAAATGATGAACAAGTTTTGTCAGCTTATTTGGGAGATTAA
- the rsfS gene encoding ribosome silencing factor: MTKLNLQNLQWSNQHSEALEHLQTVDSKQLALMIAEAADDRKADNIILLNVEKLSYVADYFVIVTGFSQPQLRAISTSIEDKIEEKFQRLPVRVEGKTDGNWILHDYGDVIAHIFLPEAREFYNLEAFWGGAEKIIYNSEYQSQNQN, translated from the coding sequence ATGACTAAATTGAATTTACAGAATTTACAATGGTCGAATCAGCATTCTGAAGCATTAGAACATTTACAAACCGTTGACAGTAAACAACTAGCTTTAATGATCGCTGAAGCGGCAGATGATCGTAAAGCTGATAACATCATTTTATTAAACGTAGAAAAATTATCCTATGTAGCAGACTATTTTGTCATTGTTACAGGTTTTTCTCAACCACAGTTAAGGGCGATTTCTACATCTATTGAAGATAAAATAGAGGAAAAATTCCAACGTCTTCCCGTTAGAGTTGAAGGTAAAACCGATGGAAACTGGATACTTCACGACTATGGCGATGTGATTGCCCATATTTTCCTACCTGAAGCAAGAGAATTTTATAATCTTGAGGCTTTTTGGGGAGGAGCAGAAAAAATAATTTATAATTCTGAATATCAATCTCAGAATCAAAACTAA
- the thiS gene encoding sulfur carrier protein ThiS, with amino-acid sequence MSLSEINIVVNGDTHRCLENQSIPSILQSLGFNIRLIALEYNGEILHRQYWDHTIIREGDRLEVVTIVGGG; translated from the coding sequence TTGAGTTTATCTGAAATCAATATTGTTGTTAATGGTGATACCCATCGTTGCTTAGAAAATCAATCTATTCCCAGTATCTTGCAATCTTTGGGTTTTAATATACGTTTAATTGCTCTTGAGTATAATGGGGAAATTCTCCATCGTCAATACTGGGATCATACTATAATTCGAGAGGGCGATCGCCTTGAGGTTGTTACCATTGTTGGAGGAGGATAA
- the cobA gene encoding uroporphyrinogen-III C-methyltransferase produces the protein MNQSQCIGKVYLVGAGPGDPGLITVKGKVLLEMADVVVYDALVSPEILAMINPQAEKIDAGKRRGRHSLLQSDTTKLLIEKAYQHPIIVRLKGGDPFVFGRGGEEMEDLVAAGVAVEVVPGITSGIAAPAYAGIPVTHRDYSSSVTFITGHEAAGKYRPQVNWGAIAQSSETIVIYMGIHNLGQIIPQLKEGGLTGDTDIALIRWGTTPQQEELYGTLDDILHKVDAHNFEAPAIAIIGRVVQFKNQLGNEKQ, from the coding sequence ATGAATCAATCTCAGTGTATAGGGAAAGTATATTTAGTCGGTGCGGGTCCGGGAGATCCGGGGTTAATAACTGTTAAGGGCAAAGTGTTATTAGAAATGGCGGATGTAGTCGTTTATGATGCTCTTGTTAGCCCTGAAATTTTGGCAATGATTAATCCCCAAGCAGAAAAAATTGATGCAGGGAAGCGCAGAGGCAGACATTCTCTTTTACAATCTGATACCACTAAGTTACTGATTGAAAAGGCTTATCAACATCCTATCATTGTACGTTTAAAGGGAGGAGACCCTTTTGTGTTTGGTAGGGGAGGAGAAGAAATGGAAGATTTGGTAGCCGCAGGAGTTGCGGTGGAAGTTGTCCCTGGTATTACGTCTGGTATTGCCGCCCCTGCTTATGCTGGTATTCCTGTTACTCATCGTGATTATAGCTCTTCTGTTACTTTTATTACTGGTCATGAAGCCGCAGGAAAATATCGTCCTCAAGTTAATTGGGGCGCGATCGCACAAAGCTCTGAAACTATTGTGATTTATATGGGCATACATAATTTAGGGCAAATTATCCCTCAATTAAAGGAGGGAGGCTTAACTGGTGATACGGATATTGCTTTAATTCGTTGGGGTACAACTCCTCAGCAGGAAGAATTATATGGTACTCTCGATGATATTTTACACAAGGTAGATGCTCACAATTTTGAAGCACCTGCGATCGCAATTATTGGTCGAGTAGTTCAATTTAAAAATCAATTAGGAAATGAGAAACAATAA
- a CDS encoding DUF2062 domain-containing protein, translating into MNFIHKNKTSNVEQNLTKNSYSSEKKRLNKKQCRKKDSSWKRYGKYYKWKLLRLREHPHKIARGFAVGVFSGCLPLMGLQFLISLLLAFIVRGNKFTALMGTWVSNPFTYVPLFIFNFHVGKIILGFFVSNQDLQFNWQSWREFAQMGTEITITLLFGSVIVGIISATIAYHFILRLLYHWKKNKL; encoded by the coding sequence ATGAATTTTATTCATAAAAATAAAACCTCTAATGTAGAACAAAATTTGACAAAAAATAGTTATTCTTCTGAAAAAAAAAGATTGAATAAAAAGCAATGTAGAAAAAAGGATTCTTCTTGGAAAAGATATGGTAAATATTATAAATGGAAACTGTTAAGATTAAGAGAGCATCCCCATAAAATTGCCAGAGGATTCGCCGTAGGAGTTTTTTCTGGATGTTTACCCCTAATGGGTTTACAGTTTTTAATAAGTCTTTTATTGGCTTTTATCGTCAGAGGAAATAAATTTACCGCCTTAATGGGAACTTGGGTTAGTAATCCCTTTACCTATGTACCTTTATTTATATTTAATTTCCATGTAGGTAAAATTATTTTAGGTTTTTTTGTTAGTAATCAAGACTTACAATTTAACTGGCAATCATGGCGTGAATTTGCACAAATGGGAACGGAAATAACTATAACCTTATTATTTGGCTCTGTTATTGTCGGAATTATTTCTGCTACTATTGCTTATCATTTTATTTTACGCTTATTATATCACTGGAAAAAAAATAAACTATAA
- a CDS encoding CGLD27 family protein produces MSQSPTNFCPVPVEQQPINEYQELKESWFFSWVTLSKWEFARKLFWIWFWCLLISAPIAAASFPPQKMTIIFLIASGLGSSLFVAFTLIRLYLGWAYIGDRLKKTKIVYEESSWYDGQVWEKPVEFYYRDQLIFKHQVEPMIKRLQKTGVTLASLMSISFVSLLLIQNFT; encoded by the coding sequence ATGAGTCAGTCTCCCACTAATTTTTGTCCCGTACCCGTTGAACAACAACCAATCAATGAATATCAAGAATTAAAAGAGTCATGGTTTTTTAGCTGGGTAACTTTATCGAAGTGGGAGTTTGCCCGTAAGTTGTTTTGGATTTGGTTTTGGTGTTTATTGATTAGCGCACCCATTGCCGCCGCTAGTTTCCCCCCACAAAAAATGACTATTATTTTCTTAATTGCTAGTGGTTTAGGGTCTTCTTTATTCGTTGCTTTTACTTTAATTCGTTTATACTTAGGGTGGGCTTATATTGGCGATCGCCTCAAAAAGACAAAGATAGTTTATGAAGAATCTAGTTGGTATGATGGGCAAGTGTGGGAAAAACCCGTAGAGTTTTACTATCGAGATCAGTTAATCTTTAAACATCAAGTAGAACCGATGATTAAGCGTTTACAAAAAACAGGAGTTACCCTAGCATCTTTGATGAGTATTAGTTTTGTTTCTTTACTTTTAATTCAAAATTTCACTTAA
- a CDS encoding CHAT domain-containing protein: MAKKVIIFKIGEGSFDIGFPFSLRLSHDETRELLVETEGKLPPAPNLYKSYIDWQCSYRNLANCLRLGANQAQVTNVAIDECLGYINALEINLNQWLQDSLVQSVLFDLFPHLDQQDLIRFVIQTADVRLWQLPWYLWDVWQRYPHTEFALSKPNCQKPSRRSDINTKGKVRILAILGDRRGIDVDRDRRILNSLPNAEVVFLDQPNLAELTPLWEQSWQILFFAGHSSSNNNTQSGLLQINPYETIDIQKLKNTLAKAVYNGLELAIFNSCDGLGLGFNLADLQLPQTIIMREPVPDEVAQEFLKFFLQAYANGETLYQAVKEAKAKIQELYHLEQKAPGSSWLPVICQNLAVNPPLWSDLTSYTSKVPNFSLKSLWKMIFSPMLLWAGGAITFLMLGLLIFNTFGGRQSPILQPARKPLIGVCECPYDIDTMGRECGSKSAYSRPGGTTPVCYKGDKVNE; the protein is encoded by the coding sequence ATGGCTAAAAAAGTAATTATCTTCAAAATAGGTGAGGGAAGTTTTGACATCGGATTTCCCTTTAGTCTCAGACTTAGCCATGACGAAACCAGAGAGTTATTAGTAGAAACGGAGGGAAAATTACCCCCTGCCCCTAATTTATACAAAAGTTATATTGACTGGCAATGTAGTTATCGTAATTTAGCTAATTGTTTGCGTTTAGGAGCAAATCAAGCTCAAGTGACAAATGTGGCGATAGATGAATGTTTGGGCTATATTAATGCCTTAGAAATTAATTTGAATCAATGGTTACAAGATTCTTTGGTGCAGTCGGTATTATTTGATTTATTTCCTCATCTTGATCAACAAGATTTAATTCGTTTTGTAATTCAAACCGCAGATGTACGTTTATGGCAATTACCTTGGTATCTGTGGGATGTGTGGCAACGTTATCCTCATACTGAATTTGCTTTGAGTAAGCCTAATTGTCAAAAACCTAGTCGCCGTAGTGATATAAACACTAAAGGTAAGGTTAGAATTTTAGCAATTTTGGGCGATCGCCGTGGTATAGATGTAGATAGAGATAGACGGATTTTAAATAGTTTACCGAATGCGGAAGTAGTTTTTTTAGATCAACCCAATTTAGCGGAATTAACCCCCTTATGGGAACAATCTTGGCAAATTCTCTTTTTTGCAGGTCATAGTAGTAGTAACAATAATACCCAATCGGGTTTGTTACAAATTAATCCCTATGAAACTATCGATATTCAGAAGTTGAAAAATACCCTTGCTAAAGCTGTTTATAATGGCTTGGAGTTAGCAATTTTTAACTCTTGTGATGGTTTAGGATTGGGCTTTAATCTTGCAGATTTACAACTACCTCAAACTATCATTATGCGTGAACCTGTACCCGATGAGGTAGCCCAAGAATTTCTTAAATTTTTCCTTCAAGCCTATGCTAATGGTGAAACTTTGTATCAAGCAGTGAAAGAGGCAAAGGCGAAAATTCAGGAATTATATCATCTTGAACAAAAAGCCCCCGGCTCTTCTTGGTTGCCCGTTATTTGTCAAAATTTAGCAGTTAATCCTCCTCTTTGGTCTGATTTGACCAGTTATACCTCCAAAGTTCCTAATTTCTCTCTTAAAAGCCTGTGGAAGATGATTTTTAGTCCGATGTTACTATGGGCAGGAGGCGCGATCACATTTTTGATGTTAGGATTATTAATTTTCAACACTTTTGGGGGAAGACAATCTCCCATTCTTCAACCAGCAAGAAAGCCTTTAATTGGTGTGTGCGAATGTCCTTATGATATTGACACCATGGGGAGAGAATGTGGTAGTAAATCCGCTTATAGTCGCCCCGGCGGTACAACTCCTGTCTGTTATAAAGGCGATAAAGTTAATGAGTGA
- a CDS encoding molybdenum cofactor biosynthesis protein B, whose amino-acid sequence MSIPHPDKKFISINCAIITVSDSRTIVNDKSGQIIKKLLIESGHNIVNYIIIKDDKELIEINLKNIAENNDVNCLIFNGGTGISSRDHTYDVLANLLDKTLSGFGEIFRFLSYQEIGSRAIASRALAGVYQGKLVFSLPGSTGAVKLGLEKLILPELNHLWTQINN is encoded by the coding sequence GTGTCTATTCCCCATCCAGATAAGAAATTTATCTCCATCAACTGTGCTATTATAACAGTTAGTGATAGTCGTACGATTGTTAATGATAAAAGTGGACAAATAATAAAAAAATTATTGATAGAATCGGGACATAATATTGTTAATTATATAATTATCAAAGATGACAAAGAGTTAATAGAAATAAATTTAAAAAATATAGCTGAAAATAATGATGTAAACTGTTTGATTTTTAATGGTGGCACGGGTATTTCTAGTCGGGATCACACCTATGATGTATTGGCAAATTTACTGGATAAAACGTTATCTGGTTTTGGGGAAATATTCCGTTTTTTAAGCTATCAAGAAATTGGCTCAAGAGCGATCGCATCTAGGGCATTAGCAGGAGTTTATCAGGGGAAATTGGTATTTTCTTTACCCGGTTCTACCGGAGCAGTAAAGTTAGGTTTAGAGAAGCTAATTTTGCCAGAATTAAACCATTTATGGACGCAAATTAACAATTAA
- a CDS encoding ferredoxin-thioredoxin reductase catalytic domain-containing protein, protein MTEAKNQKTLEAMKNFAEQYAKRTGTYFCAEPSVTAVVIQGLARHKEELGSPLCPCRHYEDKEAEVKDTFWNCPCVPMRERKECHCMLFITPDNEFAGEQQEISWEDLNSATY, encoded by the coding sequence ATGACAGAAGCGAAGAATCAAAAAACCTTAGAGGCAATGAAAAATTTTGCCGAACAATATGCTAAACGTACAGGAACTTATTTTTGTGCAGAACCATCTGTAACTGCGGTAGTAATACAAGGTTTAGCCCGTCATAAAGAAGAATTAGGTTCTCCCCTATGTCCTTGTCGTCACTACGAAGATAAAGAAGCAGAGGTAAAAGATACTTTTTGGAATTGTCCTTGTGTACCAATGAGGGAGAGAAAAGAGTGTCATTGTATGTTATTTATTACTCCTGATAATGAGTTTGCGGGAGAGCAACAGGAAATTTCTTGGGAAGACTTAAATAGTGCTACCTATTAA